A genomic stretch from Mycobacterium paraterrae includes:
- a CDS encoding HIT family protein: MAEDDQREDPTALVDRGAGEADHLQRLWTPYRMSYLAEGPLKQENGTKEQPFTDIPQLSDEDGLVVARGELVYAVLNLYPYNPGHLMVVPYRRLSELEDLTEAESSELMAFIQKAIRVIKTVSRPHGFNVGVNLGHSAGGSLAEHLHVHVVPRWGGDANFITIIGDSKVIPQLLRDTRRLLATEWARQS, from the coding sequence GTGGCTGAAGACGACCAGCGCGAGGATCCGACGGCCCTCGTCGACAGGGGCGCAGGAGAGGCCGACCACCTGCAGCGGCTGTGGACGCCGTACCGGATGAGCTACCTGGCCGAAGGCCCGCTCAAGCAGGAGAACGGCACCAAAGAACAGCCGTTCACCGACATACCGCAACTGTCCGACGAGGACGGATTGGTAGTGGCCCGCGGCGAATTGGTCTACGCGGTACTGAACCTCTACCCGTACAACCCCGGCCACTTGATGGTGGTGCCCTACCGTCGGCTCTCCGAACTCGAGGATTTGACCGAGGCGGAGAGCAGCGAGCTGATGGCCTTCATTCAGAAGGCAATCCGCGTGATCAAGACGGTCTCGCGCCCGCACGGCTTCAACGTCGGGGTCAACCTGGGCCACTCGGCGGGTGGCTCGCTGGCCGAGCACCTGCACGTGCACGTGGTGCCGCGGTGGGGTGGTGACGCCAACTTCATCACGATCATCGGCGACTCCAAGGTGATCCCGCAGCTGTTGCGCGATACCCGACGGCTGCTGGCGACGGAGTGGGCTCGACAGTCGTGA
- the pgsA gene encoding phosphatidylinositol phosphate synthase, with protein MSKLLSREGVARVTGPVARALLRAGFTADGVTIIATAAAVLASLTLFPIGKLFAGTLVIWFFVMFDLVDGAMARESGGGSRFGAVLDATCDRISDGAVFCGLAWWAAFGLNDRSLVVATLICLVTSQVISYIKARAEASGLRGDGGFIERPERLIIVLVGAGLSGLPIYPLHWALPIAMWLLAAASMVTCAQRLHTVRHSTGAGTPLAAPNEPGENQP; from the coding sequence TTGAGTAAGCTGTTGTCGCGCGAGGGGGTCGCACGGGTCACCGGTCCGGTCGCGCGCGCACTCCTGCGCGCGGGCTTCACCGCGGACGGAGTGACCATCATTGCCACCGCCGCCGCGGTGCTGGCGTCGCTGACCTTGTTCCCGATCGGCAAGCTCTTCGCCGGCACATTGGTCATCTGGTTTTTCGTGATGTTCGACCTCGTCGACGGTGCGATGGCACGAGAAAGCGGGGGCGGCAGCAGGTTTGGCGCGGTGCTGGATGCCACCTGCGACCGGATCAGCGACGGAGCGGTGTTCTGCGGCCTGGCGTGGTGGGCGGCGTTCGGTCTCAACGACCGTTCGCTGGTCGTGGCGACGCTGATCTGCCTGGTGACTTCCCAGGTGATCTCCTACATCAAGGCCCGCGCCGAAGCCAGCGGGCTGCGCGGCGACGGTGGCTTCATCGAGCGGCCGGAACGGCTGATCATCGTGCTGGTCGGCGCGGGTCTGTCAGGCCTGCCGATATATCCATTGCATTGGGCGTTGCCGATCGCCATGTGGTTGCTGGCCGCCGCGAGCATGGTGACTTGCGCTCAACGGTTGCATACCGTGCGGCATTCGACCGGCGCCGGCACTCCGCTGGCGGCGCCGAACGAGCCGGGGGAAAATCAGCCGTGA
- a CDS encoding phosphatidylinositol mannoside acyltransferase, which yields MTDWGYAAGWLTVRTMPEFAARNLFGAGALYASRGGGPDQLRKNLARVIGVTPQDVPASLMRASLASYARYWREAFRLPTMDHRAVGLRMTETTTGQEHLDAALAAGRGVVMALPHSGNWDMAGVWLTQAYGKFTTVAERLKPESLYRRFIDYRESLGFEVIPLSGGQQPPFPLLSERLAGNNVVCLMAERDLSRTGVQVDFFGEPTRMPAGSAKLAITTGAVLLPVHCWYNGDDCQVDIYPKLDCSSGDVGVVTQSLADVFARNIAEHPADWHMLQPQWLSDLSEKHRARLAES from the coding sequence ATGACCGACTGGGGCTATGCCGCGGGCTGGTTGACCGTGCGCACGATGCCAGAGTTCGCCGCCCGCAACCTCTTCGGCGCCGGAGCGCTGTATGCATCCCGCGGCGGGGGCCCCGACCAGTTGCGCAAGAACCTCGCTCGCGTCATCGGTGTCACACCGCAAGACGTACCCGCCAGTTTGATGCGGGCCTCGTTGGCGTCCTACGCCCGTTACTGGCGCGAGGCCTTCCGATTGCCGACCATGGATCACCGGGCCGTCGGGCTTCGGATGACCGAAACCACCACCGGGCAGGAGCATCTCGACGCGGCGCTCGCCGCCGGCCGGGGCGTGGTGATGGCGTTGCCGCACAGCGGCAACTGGGACATGGCCGGCGTGTGGCTGACCCAGGCCTACGGCAAGTTCACGACGGTTGCCGAACGGCTCAAACCCGAATCGCTGTATAGGCGGTTCATCGATTACCGGGAAAGCCTTGGCTTCGAGGTGATTCCGCTGTCGGGCGGGCAACAGCCGCCGTTTCCGCTGCTGAGCGAACGACTCGCGGGCAACAACGTGGTGTGTCTGATGGCCGAACGGGACCTGAGCCGCACCGGCGTTCAGGTCGACTTCTTCGGCGAGCCCACCCGAATGCCGGCCGGCTCCGCGAAGTTGGCCATCACCACTGGCGCGGTCCTCCTGCCCGTGCACTGCTGGTACAACGGCGACGACTGCCAGGTCGACATCTACCCGAAGCTGGATTGCTCCAGCGGGGACGTCGGTGTCGTCACGCAGTCGCTGGCCGACGTGTTCGCCCGTAACATCGCCGAGCATCCCGCCGACTGGCACATGCTGCAGCCGCAATGGCTGTCTGATCTGTCCGAAAAGCACCGCGCCCGGTTGGCGGAAAGCTGA
- a CDS encoding glycosyltransferase family 4 protein, protein MRIGMVCPYSFDVPGGVQSHVLQLAEVLRARGQDVSVLAPSSPHVALPDYVVSAGRAVPIPYNGSVARLQISPAVSGKIRRWLADGEFDVLHLHEPNAPSVSMWALRIAEGPIVATFHTSTTKSRMLSVFGGLLQPMHEKIIGRIAVSDLARRWQMEALGSDAVEIPNGVDVQAMASAPLLDGYPRPEKTVLFLGRYDEPRKGMAVLIDALPRLVERFPGLQVLIVGRGNEEELRDKVGELAGHLCFLGLVDDALKASAMRSADVYCAPHLGGESFGIVLVEAMAARTPVVASDLHAFRQVLRDGEAGRLVAVGDSAALADGLIAVLDDESLAQRYADAGAEAVRRYDWPVVASQIMRVYETVAVSGTKVEAAS, encoded by the coding sequence ATGCGGATCGGGATGGTGTGTCCGTACTCGTTCGACGTGCCGGGCGGTGTCCAGTCGCATGTCCTGCAACTCGCCGAGGTGCTGCGCGCTCGCGGGCAGGACGTCAGCGTGCTGGCACCGTCGTCACCCCACGTGGCGTTGCCCGACTACGTGGTGTCGGCCGGCCGGGCCGTCCCGATTCCCTACAACGGGTCGGTGGCCCGGCTGCAGATCAGCCCCGCGGTCAGCGGCAAGATCCGTCGTTGGCTGGCTGACGGCGAGTTCGACGTCCTGCACCTGCATGAGCCGAACGCGCCGAGCGTGTCGATGTGGGCGTTGCGGATCGCCGAAGGCCCCATCGTGGCCACCTTCCACACATCGACCACCAAGTCGCGGATGCTGTCGGTGTTCGGCGGGCTGCTACAACCCATGCACGAGAAGATCATCGGTCGCATCGCGGTGTCCGATCTGGCCCGGCGGTGGCAGATGGAGGCACTGGGGTCCGACGCGGTCGAGATTCCCAACGGCGTCGACGTCCAGGCGATGGCCTCGGCGCCGTTGCTTGACGGGTATCCGCGCCCGGAGAAGACCGTGTTGTTCCTGGGCCGCTACGACGAACCCCGCAAGGGCATGGCTGTGCTGATCGACGCATTGCCTCGTCTCGTCGAGCGATTTCCCGGGCTGCAAGTGCTGATCGTCGGCAGGGGCAACGAAGAAGAGTTGCGCGACAAGGTCGGTGAACTGGCCGGCCATCTCTGCTTCCTCGGTCTGGTCGACGATGCCCTCAAAGCGTCCGCAATGCGCAGCGCCGACGTCTACTGCGCGCCGCATCTCGGCGGAGAGAGCTTCGGGATCGTGCTCGTCGAAGCGATGGCCGCCCGCACTCCGGTGGTGGCCAGCGACCTGCACGCCTTCCGGCAGGTGCTGCGGGACGGCGAGGCGGGACGGCTGGTCGCTGTCGGTGACAGCGCGGCACTAGCCGACGGCCTGATCGCAGTGCTCGACGACGAGTCGTTGGCGCAGCGGTACGCCGATGCGGGGGCAGAGGCGGTCCGCCGCTACGACTGGCCCGTCGTGGCAAGCCAGATCATGCGGGTCTACGAGACCGTCGCCGTCAGCGGCACCAAGGTCGAGGCGGCGAGCTGA
- a CDS encoding NUDIX hydrolase produces the protein MWGTIALVAALALVVLVLAGFGVWAYQMANRLDRLHVRYDLSWQALDAALARRAVVARTVAANALGGPSDTEAKELVARADAAESAARPARESCENKLAAALAMVDPASVPAGVIAELADAEARVVLARRFHNDAVRDTLALRERRLVRLFRLAGTAQLPTYFEIAERSHALRHVDHPADRRTSARVVLLDEAGAVLLLCGSDPAASHPEGHAPRWWFTVGGQVGDGESLGQAAARELAEETGLRVDPTDLIGPIWRRDAVFDFNGAEIDSEEFFFVYRTTRFEPSTEGRTELETRYIHGHRWCTPADIAQLAGSGETVYPIQLPELLHEAAALASAPGRPRQLQSIR, from the coding sequence ATGTGGGGGACGATCGCCCTGGTCGCCGCCTTGGCTCTGGTGGTTCTGGTGCTGGCCGGGTTCGGTGTCTGGGCGTACCAGATGGCCAATCGACTGGACCGATTGCACGTGCGCTACGACCTGTCCTGGCAGGCGCTCGACGCGGCCCTGGCCCGACGGGCGGTGGTGGCCCGAACGGTCGCGGCCAATGCGCTCGGTGGACCGTCCGACACCGAGGCCAAGGAACTGGTGGCCCGCGCTGACGCCGCCGAGAGCGCTGCCCGGCCAGCCCGCGAAAGCTGCGAGAACAAGTTGGCGGCCGCGCTGGCGATGGTCGACCCTGCTTCGGTGCCCGCCGGGGTGATCGCCGAGTTGGCTGACGCCGAAGCCAGGGTGGTGCTGGCCCGGCGGTTTCACAACGACGCGGTCCGCGACACGCTGGCCCTGCGCGAACGGCGTCTCGTCCGGCTGTTTCGGCTGGCCGGAACAGCGCAGCTGCCCACATACTTCGAGATCGCCGAGCGATCGCACGCGCTACGCCACGTCGATCACCCCGCCGACCGACGCACGTCGGCGCGGGTGGTGCTGCTCGACGAGGCCGGCGCGGTGCTGCTGCTGTGCGGGTCCGACCCCGCCGCCAGCCACCCCGAAGGCCACGCACCGCGGTGGTGGTTCACGGTGGGCGGCCAGGTCGGCGACGGCGAATCGCTCGGCCAGGCGGCCGCTCGCGAACTGGCCGAGGAGACCGGACTACGAGTCGACCCCACCGACCTGATCGGGCCGATCTGGCGTCGCGACGCGGTGTTCGACTTCAACGGCGCCGAGATCGACAGCGAAGAGTTCTTCTTCGTCTACCGCACCACCCGTTTCGAGCCCTCCACCGAAGGCCGCACCGAACTCGAGACCCGCTACATCCATGGCCACCGATGGTGTACACCTGCCGACATCGCCCAGCTGGCTGGCTCTGGAGAGACGGTGTACCCGATTCAGCTTCCCGAGCTCCTCCACGAGGCCGCCGCCCTGGCCAGCGCTCCCGGCCGCCCCCGCCAGTTGCAGTCCATCCGCTGA
- the pdxS gene encoding pyridoxal 5'-phosphate synthase lyase subunit PdxS, which translates to MAEMLKGGVIMDVVTPEQARIAEGAGAVAVMALERVPADIRAQGGVSRMSDPDMIEGIISAVTIPVMAKARIGHFVEAQILQSLGVDYVDESEVLTPADYTHHIDKWKFTVPFVCGATNLGEALRRINEGAAMIRSKGEAGTGDVSNATTHMRAIGGEIRRLGSLSEDELFVAAKELQAPYDLVVEVARAGKLPVTLFTAGGIATPADAAMMMQLGAEGVFVGSGIFKSGDPAQRAAAIVKATTFYDDPDVLAKVSRGLGEAMVGINVEQVPEPHRLAQRGW; encoded by the coding sequence ATGGCCGAGATGCTCAAGGGCGGCGTCATCATGGATGTCGTCACACCCGAGCAGGCCCGAATCGCCGAAGGTGCCGGCGCCGTAGCGGTGATGGCGCTGGAGCGGGTCCCCGCCGACATCCGCGCCCAAGGCGGGGTGTCGCGAATGAGCGACCCCGACATGATCGAGGGCATAATCTCCGCGGTCACCATCCCGGTGATGGCCAAGGCGCGCATCGGGCACTTCGTCGAAGCGCAGATCCTGCAGAGCCTCGGCGTCGACTACGTCGACGAGTCCGAGGTGCTGACACCGGCCGACTACACCCACCACATCGACAAGTGGAAATTCACCGTGCCGTTCGTCTGCGGGGCCACCAATCTCGGTGAGGCGCTGCGGCGCATCAACGAAGGCGCGGCGATGATTCGTTCCAAAGGCGAGGCCGGCACTGGCGATGTGTCCAACGCCACGACGCACATGCGTGCCATCGGGGGCGAGATTCGTCGGCTCGGCTCGCTGTCCGAGGACGAATTGTTCGTTGCGGCAAAGGAACTGCAGGCGCCTTATGACCTCGTCGTGGAAGTCGCCCGCGCGGGCAAGCTGCCGGTCACGCTGTTCACCGCTGGGGGTATTGCGACTCCGGCCGACGCCGCGATGATGATGCAACTCGGCGCCGAGGGGGTCTTCGTCGGCTCGGGCATCTTCAAGTCCGGGGATCCGGCGCAGCGCGCGGCGGCGATCGTAAAGGCCACCACGTTCTACGACGACCCGGACGTGCTGGCCAAGGTCTCGCGGGGCCTGGGCGAGGCCATGGTCGGCATCAACGTCGAGCAGGTGCCGGAACCGCATCGCCTGGCTCAACGCGGCTGGTAG
- the tesB gene encoding acyl-CoA thioesterase II — protein MSIEKILDLEQLEVNIYRGSVFSPEQGNFQRTFGGQVAGQSLVSAVRTVEPQFLVHSLHGYFIRPGDSSAPTIFIVERLRDGGSFCTRRVNAIQHGQTIFSMSASFQTDQEGIHHQDVMPSAPPPDDLPGLKSMKVFDDEGFKQFQEWDIRIVPRDLIHKLPGKAAQQQVWFRHRDPLPDDPVLHICALAYMSDLTLLGSGQVTHLDERDHLQVASLDHAMWFMRVFRADEWLLYDQSSPSATGGRALCQGKIFNQYGEMVAAVVQEGLTRFGRDHLPSRR, from the coding sequence TTGTCGATCGAAAAGATCCTTGACCTCGAGCAGCTCGAGGTCAACATCTACCGGGGCAGCGTCTTCAGCCCCGAACAGGGAAATTTCCAGCGCACCTTCGGTGGTCAGGTGGCCGGCCAATCGCTGGTGTCCGCGGTGCGCACGGTCGAGCCGCAGTTCCTGGTGCACTCACTGCACGGGTACTTCATCCGGCCCGGGGACTCCTCGGCGCCCACGATTTTCATCGTCGAGCGGCTGCGCGACGGCGGGTCGTTCTGCACGCGACGGGTCAACGCGATCCAGCACGGTCAGACCATCTTCTCGATGTCGGCGTCTTTTCAGACCGACCAGGAAGGTATCCACCACCAGGACGTGATGCCGTCGGCGCCACCACCAGACGACCTGCCCGGACTCAAGTCGATGAAGGTCTTCGACGACGAGGGGTTCAAGCAGTTCCAGGAATGGGACATCCGCATCGTCCCGCGGGATCTAATCCACAAACTGCCGGGAAAGGCGGCCCAGCAACAAGTTTGGTTCAGGCATCGCGACCCGCTGCCGGACGATCCGGTGCTACACATCTGCGCGCTGGCGTATATGAGCGACCTCACCTTGCTCGGCTCGGGGCAGGTCACCCACCTCGACGAGCGTGATCACCTTCAGGTGGCCTCGCTGGATCACGCCATGTGGTTCATGCGAGTGTTCCGCGCCGACGAGTGGCTGCTCTATGACCAGTCCTCGCCGTCGGCGACCGGTGGCCGTGCGCTGTGCCAGGGCAAGATCTTCAACCAGTACGGCGAGATGGTTGCGGCCGTCGTCCAGGAGGGGCTGACTCGGTTCGGTCGCGATCACCTGCCGTCCCGCCGGTGA
- the pdxT gene encoding pyridoxal 5'-phosphate synthase glutaminase subunit PdxT → MSDARIGVLALQGDVREHLAALRDCGADPVSVRRRDELEAVDGLVIPGGESTTMTHLLRELELLEPLRQRLAAGMPAYGACAGMIMLASEIRDAGTAGREALPLSAVDITVRRNAFGRQVDSFEGDIAFEGLDDPVHAVFIRAPWVERVGAGVQVLARAADHPVAVRQGAVLATAFHPEVTGDRRIHQLFVEIVNGRR, encoded by the coding sequence GTGAGCGACGCACGAATCGGCGTCCTGGCCTTGCAGGGCGATGTCCGCGAGCACCTCGCGGCGCTACGCGACTGCGGGGCCGATCCGGTCAGCGTGCGACGCCGCGACGAACTCGAGGCGGTCGACGGGTTGGTCATTCCCGGCGGGGAATCCACCACGATGACTCACCTGCTGCGCGAGCTGGAGCTATTAGAGCCGCTGCGCCAGAGGTTGGCCGCCGGCATGCCGGCCTACGGGGCGTGTGCGGGAATGATCATGCTGGCCAGCGAAATTCGCGATGCCGGCACGGCGGGTCGGGAAGCATTGCCGTTGTCTGCGGTCGACATCACCGTGCGGCGCAACGCCTTCGGGCGACAGGTCGACTCGTTCGAAGGCGACATCGCGTTCGAGGGCCTCGACGACCCGGTGCACGCGGTCTTCATTCGTGCGCCCTGGGTCGAGCGGGTCGGGGCGGGTGTGCAGGTATTGGCCCGGGCCGCGGACCATCCGGTTGCGGTGCGGCAGGGTGCGGTGTTGGCGACGGCTTTTCACCCCGAAGTCACCGGCGACCGGCGCATCCACCAGTTGTTCGTCGAGATCGTCAACGGCCGGCGTTGA
- a CDS encoding oxygenase MpaB family protein, which produces MVAGPEGPAERERIHHTPGPRWFADDRPIRRVHGDASMFVGGLRALLLQSLHPLAMAGVAEHSNYREDPWGRLQRTSTFLAETTFGSAVDAQRAVDRVRGIHRRVHGVAADGRAYTATDPHLLEWVHIAETDSFLRAHQMYGAAPLDRAGRDGYIADMAEIAARLGVADPPRSEKQLAQRISEFRPELHSTSAARDAARFLLLTPPLPLAARAPYGVLSATAVSMLPLWARIPLRLPYFPPVELTVVRSVGRVLVGGIRWVLPAPAAVNAGR; this is translated from the coding sequence ATGGTCGCCGGCCCCGAAGGTCCCGCGGAGCGCGAGCGCATCCACCACACCCCGGGGCCGCGGTGGTTTGCCGATGATCGTCCGATCCGCCGGGTACACGGCGACGCGTCGATGTTCGTCGGTGGCTTGCGAGCGCTGCTGCTGCAGTCGCTGCATCCGCTGGCGATGGCCGGCGTGGCCGAGCACTCCAACTACCGCGAAGACCCCTGGGGCAGGCTGCAGCGCACCAGCACGTTTCTGGCCGAGACGACTTTCGGGTCCGCCGTGGACGCCCAGCGCGCCGTCGATCGCGTCCGTGGCATCCATCGGCGGGTGCACGGCGTCGCCGCCGACGGCCGGGCCTACACAGCCACCGATCCGCACCTGCTGGAGTGGGTGCACATCGCCGAGACCGACAGTTTCCTTCGGGCCCATCAGATGTATGGCGCGGCCCCGCTGGATCGGGCTGGGCGCGACGGCTACATCGCCGACATGGCCGAGATCGCGGCGCGGTTGGGTGTGGCCGATCCGCCGCGGTCGGAAAAGCAACTCGCTCAACGCATCAGCGAATTTCGACCGGAATTGCACAGCACCTCGGCGGCGCGAGACGCCGCCCGCTTCCTGCTGTTGACGCCGCCGCTCCCGCTGGCCGCGCGAGCTCCATACGGCGTGCTGTCGGCGACCGCGGTGTCGATGTTGCCGTTGTGGGCGCGCATACCGTTGCGGCTGCCGTACTTCCCTCCCGTCGAACTCACAGTCGTGCGCAGCGTCGGCCGTGTCCTGGTCGGCGGGATCCGGTGGGTGCTGCCGGCGCCCGCGGCGGTCAACGCCGGCCGTTGA
- a CDS encoding class I SAM-dependent methyltransferase: protein MQVNPPYGDAATSKFDKPVESWRDIPGWFQWRRHQEEAVAHFPDGSWFGEVGCYLGRSICSLGEAVRDAGLSNRIIGVDTARGSGSEGAADINAHGPAVEHGGGTFAGLLHRNIIGCGLDDRIQLVISDSVAAAALFADESFAWVHIDARHDYDSVVADINAWAPKVRPGGWLSGDDYQPDWWPGVVHAVSDVLPDAESWGSMQWRWITPA from the coding sequence GTGCAGGTGAATCCTCCGTACGGCGACGCAGCGACCAGTAAGTTCGACAAGCCCGTCGAGAGTTGGCGCGACATCCCGGGCTGGTTCCAATGGCGCCGCCACCAGGAGGAGGCGGTGGCGCATTTCCCTGACGGCAGCTGGTTCGGGGAAGTGGGGTGCTATCTGGGTCGCAGCATTTGCTCGCTGGGCGAGGCGGTGCGCGATGCGGGATTGAGCAACCGGATCATCGGTGTCGATACCGCGCGGGGGAGCGGAAGCGAAGGCGCCGCGGACATCAACGCGCACGGACCGGCGGTCGAGCACGGCGGCGGTACCTTCGCGGGCCTGCTGCACCGCAACATCATCGGCTGCGGGCTCGACGACAGGATCCAGCTGGTGATCAGTGATTCGGTGGCCGCTGCGGCATTGTTCGCCGATGAATCATTCGCATGGGTACACATCGACGCCCGGCACGATTACGACAGTGTCGTCGCCGACATCAACGCCTGGGCGCCCAAGGTCAGGCCCGGCGGTTGGCTGTCCGGTGACGATTACCAGCCTGACTGGTGGCCGGGCGTCGTGCATGCGGTGAGCGATGTGCTGCCCGACGCCGAGTCCTGGGGGTCGATGCAGTGGCGATGGATTACACCCGCGTGA
- a CDS encoding YebC/PmpR family DNA-binding transcriptional regulator, with product MSGHSKWATTKHQKAVKDARRGKEFARLIKNIEVAARTGGGDPAGNPTLYDAIQKAKKTSVPNDNIERARKRGAGEEAGGADYQTIMYEGYGPNGVAVLIECLTDNRNRAAGEVRVAMTRNGGNMADPGSVSYLFSRKGVVTLEKNGLTEDDVLAAVLDAGAEDVSDLGDSFEIVSEPTDLVAVRSALQGAGIDYDSAEASFQPSVSVPVDVEGARKVFKLVDALEDSDDVQNVWTNVDLSDEVLAALDAD from the coding sequence ATGAGCGGCCATTCCAAGTGGGCCACCACCAAGCATCAAAAGGCCGTCAAGGACGCGCGCCGCGGTAAGGAATTCGCCCGGCTGATCAAGAACATCGAGGTCGCCGCGCGCACCGGCGGTGGCGATCCCGCTGGCAACCCGACGCTCTACGACGCAATCCAAAAAGCCAAGAAGACCTCGGTGCCCAACGACAACATCGAACGGGCCCGCAAGCGCGGAGCAGGCGAAGAAGCCGGCGGCGCCGACTACCAGACCATCATGTACGAGGGCTACGGGCCCAACGGCGTCGCGGTACTCATCGAATGTCTGACCGACAACCGCAACCGTGCCGCCGGCGAGGTGCGGGTGGCGATGACCCGCAACGGCGGAAACATGGCCGACCCTGGATCGGTGTCCTACCTCTTCTCCCGCAAGGGCGTCGTGACACTGGAGAAAAACGGTCTGACTGAGGACGATGTTCTCGCTGCGGTGCTGGACGCGGGTGCGGAGGATGTCAGCGACCTGGGGGACAGTTTCGAAATCGTCTCCGAGCCAACCGATCTGGTCGCGGTGCGCAGTGCTCTGCAGGGCGCCGGCATCGATTATGACTCCGCTGAGGCCAGCTTTCAGCCCTCGGTCAGCGTGCCGGTGGACGTCGAGGGCGCGCGCAAGGTGTTCAAACTGGTTGACGCCCTGGAAGACAGCGACGACGTGCAGAACGTGTGGACCAACGTCGACTTGTCCGACGAGGTTTTGGCCGCGCTCGACGCGGACTAG
- a CDS encoding polyamine aminopropyltransferase codes for MTAAEPQHDSTIDKTVTSTRWRAVLLAAVAACAACGIIYELALLTLSTSLNGGGIVATSLIVAGYIAALGAGALLVKPLLHSAAIAFVAVEALLGVVGGLSAAGLYVMFSFFGGSLLMLALGTALIGALVGAEVPLLMTLLQQGRTAEPTETGRTLANLNAADYSGALIGGLVWPFLLLPHLGMIRGAAATGIINLCAAAVVSVYLLRRVVTLRQLITALASLGLALALLATLLVRAKDIETTSRQRLYADPIIAFRQSAYQEIVVTRRGNDMRLYLDGGLQFSTRDEYRYTESLVYPALGAGARSVLVLGGGDGLAARELLRVPGVDNIVQVELDPAVVEMARTTMRSANEGSLDNPRVHIATGDAMTWLRAARTPSFDAVIVDLPDPDTPVLGRLYSTEFYALVSRVLTPGGLMVVQSGSPYSTRTAYWRTVSTIAAAGYAITPYHVYVPTFGDWGFALARRGEQAPQPTVPHNAPPLRYLNQSTLDAATVFAPDVRRQNLEPSTLEHPRIVEDMRHGYD; via the coding sequence ATGACAGCCGCTGAGCCGCAACATGATTCGACGATCGACAAGACCGTCACCAGCACGCGATGGCGTGCCGTGCTGCTGGCCGCGGTGGCCGCTTGTGCGGCCTGCGGCATCATCTACGAGTTGGCGCTGCTGACCCTCTCGACGAGCTTGAACGGCGGCGGCATCGTCGCCACCTCGCTGATCGTGGCCGGCTATATCGCCGCGCTGGGCGCGGGCGCACTATTGGTCAAGCCGCTACTGCACAGCGCGGCAATCGCTTTCGTTGCGGTCGAAGCACTGCTGGGCGTCGTCGGCGGCTTGTCAGCCGCCGGCCTGTATGTGATGTTCTCTTTCTTCGGCGGCTCACTGCTCATGCTGGCGCTGGGTACCGCGCTGATCGGCGCGCTGGTCGGCGCCGAGGTTCCGCTGTTGATGACCCTCCTGCAACAGGGCCGCACCGCTGAGCCCACTGAGACCGGCCGCACGCTCGCCAACCTCAACGCCGCCGACTATTCCGGCGCCTTGATCGGCGGACTGGTATGGCCGTTCCTGCTGTTGCCACACTTAGGCATGATCCGCGGGGCCGCGGCAACCGGGATCATCAATCTGTGTGCCGCGGCCGTGGTTTCGGTCTACCTACTGCGGCGCGTCGTGACACTGCGGCAGCTGATCACCGCGCTGGCCTCACTGGGCCTGGCGCTGGCCTTGCTCGCCACGTTGCTGGTGCGGGCCAAGGACATCGAAACCACCAGCCGGCAGCGGCTTTACGCCGACCCGATCATCGCGTTCCGGCAGTCCGCCTACCAGGAGATCGTGGTCACCCGCCGCGGAAACGACATGCGGCTCTATCTCGACGGCGGTTTACAGTTCTCCACCCGCGACGAGTATCGGTATACCGAAAGTCTGGTCTACCCCGCTCTCGGCGCCGGGGCGCGCTCGGTGCTCGTGCTGGGTGGCGGTGACGGGCTGGCGGCGCGCGAACTGCTGCGCGTACCCGGGGTCGACAACATCGTGCAGGTCGAGCTCGACCCTGCTGTCGTCGAAATGGCCCGCACCACAATGCGTTCGGCCAACGAAGGATCGCTCGACAATCCGCGTGTGCACATCGCGACCGGCGATGCGATGACCTGGCTGCGCGCCGCCAGGACACCCAGCTTCGACGCCGTCATCGTCGATCTGCCCGATCCCGATACGCCCGTACTGGGTCGGCTGTATTCCACGGAGTTCTACGCGCTGGTATCGCGTGTGCTCACGCCCGGCGGATTGATGGTGGTGCAGTCCGGCAGCCCCTACTCGACTCGCACAGCTTACTGGCGAACGGTTTCCACGATCGCGGCCGCCGGTTACGCCATCACGCCGTATCACGTGTACGTTCCGACGTTCGGGGACTGGGGCTTTGCGCTGGCACGTCGGGGTGAGCAGGCCCCGCAGCCGACCGTGCCGCACAACGCGCCGCCGCTGCGATACCTCAATCAGTCGACGCTCGACGCGGCGACTGTCTTCGCTCCCGATGTGCGGCGGCAAAACCTCGAGCCGTCGACGCTGGAGCACCCGCGCATCGTGGAGGACATGCGCCACGGCTACGACTAG